From Doryrhamphus excisus isolate RoL2022-K1 chromosome 22, RoL_Dexc_1.0, whole genome shotgun sequence, one genomic window encodes:
- the mrpl58 gene encoding peptidyl-tRNA hydrolase ICT1, mitochondrial: MAAYMTRRCYFLCGNIRSSVIIPQPLKQGCSRINLLNIATQPNVGYGTRGTDNEDTQVHIPLDRLTVSYSRSSGPGGQHVNKVNTKAEIRFSVLAADWIPQDVRQKILEKNRNRINKAGELLVTSELSRSQQRNVSDCLQKISAIIAEASEKPHEATPDDIAIRASRLDKRNKERLRQKKINSATKQSRQL, translated from the exons ATGGCGGCATACATGACGAGACGTTGTTATTTTCTGTGCGGTAATATTCGTTCAAGTGTAATTATTCCGCAGcctttaaaacaggggtgtaGTCGAATAAATCTATTAAACATTGCTACACAACCGAACGTAGGCTACGGAACCCGGGGGACTGACAACGAG GACACCCAGGTGCACATTCCATTGG ACCGTCTGACTGTGTCTTACAGCAGAAGTAGTGGACCTGGTGGTCAGCATGTCAATAAAG TCAACACAAAAGCAGAGATCAGATTCAGTGTATTAGCAGCAGACTGGATCCCTCAAGACGTCAGACAGAAAATCCTGGAAAAG AACAGAAACCGTATCAACAAGGCTGGCGAGTTGCTTGTAACCTCAGAGCTGAGCAGGAGCCAGCAGAGAAACGTCAGTGATTGTTTACAGAAGATCTCAGCCATAATTGCAGAGGCTAGCGAAAAACCACATGAAGCCACACCAGATGATATCGCCATCAGGGCATCCAG GCTTGATAAAAGAAACAAGGAACGACTCAGACAGAAGAAGATTAATTCAGCTACCAAACAGAGCAGACAACTGTAG